GCCATGAacgcttgcatgacaatgagcgttcggggaggttGCATGCGTCGCTGGCTGAGGACAGGGGCATTggaaatttagtgctgcgatgggacaaatgtctgaaccagtgtggggactatgtggaaaaatagtgtaagataTGTAGAATaatacgtatatttgtaattacctgtatgtaacTTATTTTcagctaataaaaaataggggcatagactttctgattcaccctcgcaCATGGGAATGGAGAAATAGGTTTCCTCTGCAACCGTAGCACTAATTTTAATGAgctttgttgcattaaaaaaagaaggaaaatctAGTGACTCTAGGAAGCAGACTTTTCATTTAAGttatcagtttcttttttttaaatgtcgaaACTTACAATATTTCAAAAATCTTAAGTTgattatcaagtttacaattaTTGGCAATTCTGTAAGCAGCTATATTGAGCCACCTGAAGTGGACAAAATTTATGTATTGTACAGACTACTGTGAAGCGTATCACTAATTTGTGAGCGGTATTTTTTGCAAAAGCCTTGTAAACATTTTATCGATTTCACATAAGCTATAAATTTGTCCACTTCAGGTGCTCTCTTAGGTGCAGCTTACAGGGTGGCAATACTATCTGTTCTTTTGGTGAACAGTTATGGGCttataaactatgtgattcaatttttttatttaccaaTTTCATGCAATTTCTCTAATAAAAATTGAGGCCATGAATCAAAATATTGCTTCCTACAGTTGGTAGTGAGTCAGCTTTcttaaatgcaagaaatttcacttGGTATTGGTTAAGTGGCTCTGCTTCACAGGTAGTATTTAAATAGGGGAGCTGCAGTTGGCCCAGATGTAAAGCCGTCTCTTAATGAGATCATGTAAAGTGTATGTGTAAATGTCAGCATTATCTGATAATCCATGGCTTTTATTCTGAATCTATGAGCATTTTTTCATAGGTGTGTTTTGTCATAGATGTGTTTAGCTGTAGATGCTTTATTAATTGAATTTACTGGGAGCCTGTTCTAAGTTAAACTATTTTTAACCTGAATTTTAAAGCATTGCATGTTCTCACTAAGATATTGAGATATTTATTTCTGTTGTTCTGCAATTCTAGATTACTTGGGTTTAGAATATTCTGAGTTGGAGGTTCGTTGTCATCAGTTTTCCTAGCTGTGAATAATTATCGTGATCTCCCTCGTACTTTATGCACTTGGTATAGTTTatcatttattgtttttttttccccccgACAACACAGTTTAGGTATTTCATGTGTGAAGCTAAAACGACATTTTTTACGCATTTCACAGGTATGAAGTGTTGTGAGCCTAATGTACCTCGTTGGTGAATCAAATTATGATAATCAAATCCCCATGTACTTTCTGCACAATGATTATTGATATCATAGTGAGTTGTACATTTATTTTGCATTTAAAGTGTGAAAGGCTCCCAGAGAGCTCGTTGCACCGGTAACGTTAGTCACAACGATTTCTTGCTGCTGCATTGTCACGTGACAATTTTTTCTTCGCAGCATCGACGTCTTGCAAGCCCTGTGGGACGACCAGGAGAAGAGAGTTGTCGTGACCAAACACAAGGTACATATTTTGTGCGCCCCCCTTATCAGTTGCTTTGAGTTGTTCGCGATCGCGTTAGACAAACTAAACATTTCGTCGTAAATGCAGTGTTACGATAGCCACTTAATCGCAGGTTGCTCACTCCTATAACCTAAGCCATCTGCTGGCTTCCGCAGCTAGGGGCACCTGTTGTGCGCAGCCAGGCGTGTGACACTCGATATGCGAGCATTTTTGGCCAGTGTCCCAGAATGGGCTTGTGTGCTGCTCGGTAGGTGCCTGGACAGCCAATCAGAACAAGAGCCCAGAAGAGAACGAGTTGGCAACTAAGCATCGAAGAAGTATGTACAGAGAAATGAGAAAGGCGGCGtcaaaagtagctgagcatggAGGAAGAAGTGAAGTGACTAAAGTGGCACCAGAGAGGAACGCATTGGGCGAGGGACGTTGAGTTGCGCAGAAGTGAACATATTTAACACCCATGGTGTTAAGCAAAGTCGTTTCAGTGAACGTTAAAAAAAGCTTCACTTGTCACtgactttttttctttgcacttttttcttttcccccactCTTGCAGGGCACCTACCTCAAATTTATGGGCACAAAAGTGGGAGACAAAATGGTGCTGCACCCACTGGAGGCACTCTTCCTGCTGGAAGCGGCAAGTTTCCTCAACTAATGTGGCACTCAAAGATTAAAGTTTCAAGAAAACACTTTACATGTGGCTGGCATCGTGCTTAGCAAGTAGCCCTTGACTCATTTTTGCAGCTGCATGGTTTGTTGAGGGTTGAAAGAGCTTGAAATACGTTTTTTTGAGTACCGTCAAAAAACGGGCAGCCATCGACATCGCACACGACTTCGCTGAATATGGCAAGTCACTTCTGCAAAATTCTGTGAGGTGGTCGAGAGGGCAAGCctcatgacaggaaaaaaaattctcgGCAACTCTTTCCTCTTTGCGTATTTCCGCAGAACTGACTTCATATTCAGTGTTGCCCACATTGAGCTGTCGTTTAATTCAGCCTCGCTATGCGATCTGCTAGCCCCCTGGTTAACTCGGATCGTTCAGAGCAACTGCCCCAGGGAGGCATTGAATCTGGTTGTTGGAGACCCTTGGACCAGGTTGAATTTTCTTCAACCATGAAGCTTTGTTTCCGAGAAACCCATAtaagttttctttattgttatttttttgttttgtttattttttagtgCTATGAGTGCTGTGCCATTATCTGTTGCAAAATGTGCCAATTGTCACTACATTCAAATTAGCAGTTGTTGATGAAGTGGTAGTTTGGCTGTTGGCCATCTGCAACACCTGGAAAGAAAGGTGCTTTACGGTGCAACCATCAGCACAATTGATAACTCAAGGGCAATGCCGCCTTTTCTGCGGTAGTAGCCACGGTTCTTCAGCAATGCTCCTCAGTGATTCGCGACCTATGAGCTTATATCAAGCGCTTTCGCCGTCACCCTAAACTCTAGTGCTAGAGGGAATGGGTGCATCTCAAGCAGCTGTTTACCATTAGAATTGCTGAGGGGTGCTGTCGAAGCGACGTGACAACTGGGCTCGAAGGGCAGCACTGTCTTCCACTTAGCGGTGTAAAGTAAACAACGAGCTGAGGGCACAGTTGTAAATTCGAGAGTCGACGTTGTTGCTAGTGCCAATGCAGTGATCTTGCTTTCCTGCATGATTGCAGAATCAGTTGTTGCTGACACGCGATGGCACCTCGATGAGCATCTCGGAGTCCTACGAGGTTCTACTGAAGGACGGCGATGACTACGACAAGTACCTCGTCTACTCACATCTCCTTAGGGCCGGATACATTGCTATTCCACACAAAAAGCAGtgagtatttttttattttcttcactttGTTTTCAAGAGGAAGCCTCACCTCGAGGCCATGTATCCAATTTTTCTATTGAGATGTGTGTGATACACAGAACTGACTTGAGTTAAATTTGTTACGTTCTAGAGATGAAGCTTAATTATGCCGACTCTAGGGGGCAGTATTTTTATTTCGGGCCTAAAATTTTTTACAAAAGATTACCGAAAATCGgcaagttagaaaaaaaaaagtgaccagAAAGTTCACAAATGCGTAACTCTCTATAGAAAATAGATATTTCGGTTTCATAAACGGCATCTGTTAGAACATCTGAAGTGGTCAAATGTGACGTATGAGCTTGCAGCTTTTGTGAATCTCTTACACGGTTTTCAAAGGTTCTGCTAAGAATCTTAGTCACATATTAAACCTGCATATCTCGGAGTGGCGTGCAATGCATCTCTATTTTCTGGTTTATATATCTCAAGAggtacagtttacagaattgtggtaCACGTTTTTTATTTGCGAGTTGGAGTTGTGTGCTTGATGCCGCAATTTTTCCAAGTGTTGTGATTTCCAAGAACTTCTGTAAAAAAAGTTACGGCCTAAATGAAAAATCTGTTTCCTAAAGTTGGTAGTTTCTAACATTTTCCTTAAAATTCAACAAACCTCATTAAATTTGACTTGTGGATGCCTAGAAAAACAATTTCGCCCACATACATGTAGACAAGAGCATCTGCGACCTTTTTGTTAAGCTGCAGCTGTGTTTTCCAAATTGTGGATTGTGACTGCAGGTAGGTTGCCCCATATTCAAAGGGGTCTTTGGAAACGCCTTGAGAGCTTCAATAACAGTTCTTCAAGCAAAACCTTGGTGTTGGTTACGCATTTACACTATGCTAAGATGACCTGCAGTGAGCTGTTGTCACATTATCCAAGCACAGATGATATGTCGTAGCCAGAGTGCTGCTGATGTGTTGTGTAAATCAAATGGTTTAATGCAAAGTGAATGCAGAGTGTGTGACTTGACTTCATGATCAAACAGACCGGCAAGTTTGTACTTGTTTGTACTTTTAGATTTACCACTGGTCTCTTATAGCACACTGTTTAATCACAAATATGTAGATTATGCACGGAGTTGGAGGTAGAAacgaacaaacaagaaacatgGCAAAATTCTTCTGTGTGGAATGAGCTGTATACACTGCCCATTTTGTCACGTCATGTGGCTATCCTTGGTGATGTTGATACAATAATTGTTGCAGGGAAAGCTCCAAAACATCAACACCTGCCAAGCCAGAAGCAAAGAAAGTAAAGGATGAGCCACATGAAAGTGACGATGACGTGGTCTGCCTGGACGACTCGGACGACTCGGACATCTCCATCATCGAGGTGATTCCGGCCAAGTTGCCCAAGCTCGACCCTTCCGTCACAATCATGCCGGCGACCAGCCCAAAAAAGAGCCTGTTCCCGGAGAAACGGCCTGCCCAGTGTGCTGAACTCTCCTTCCCAAAGTATGTTGCCGGTCAGTTGCTGACCCTGAAACGGCCGCCTCGGCACCTCCTTCCCACTAATGTGTACCCTTCGAGAGAGTGGTATGAAGTCGACACCGCCGGCTGGAAACAGGAAGAGTCCACCAGGGAGAAGCGGAGAACCAGGGGCTGGTACGAAGAACGGCCGTTGGCAAATTGGGACCAGAGGCACAACTCCGGGCGAAGGAATCCTGCGATCCCGGAACTACGGCCAGACCCTCAGTGCCAGGGCAACGGAGAGGCGTGGCAGGCCGCAGACGCGTCGTCGTGGCATGCCACGAATAACTCCACACCGACAATTCCGGAGCAGCGCAGAGATGGCAGAACATGGAACAACTCGGACTCTGCCGGTTACCGCACCGGTCAGCCTCGGGGCCCGTACCAGGGTGGCAGCGGACCGTGGAACAACATGGCGAGGCCACCGTACGACGCGTCTCACGACCGGCCGTGGTGGTCGGGAGGAGGAGGAGCTGGTCAGCCACAACCGTGGAACCTCGCCGACCCTCGAGGAGGGGCCAACCTGGAAAGAGTGCCACCACCACTGCCTTGGGGGCCGGGCCAGCCCTGGCGCTCCATGCCACCGCCCCCGCTTCCACCACTCCCGCCACTGCTTCCAAGCTGGCCTCGGAATCCTCAGGAAGGCGCTCCGCATGGTTCTGGCAATCAGTACGGCTACTTTACGGAAACATACGTGAGTGAAGCGTCGCAGCGAAGCCAGGAGTCAAGACGGTCCGGATCGAGCTCTTCATTCCACTCTGGACCGGGCCGGCCAGACCGGCCGAATCGGCCAAACCAGGCATCATACCGAAGAACAGTTCAGAGGAATGACAGGTATACATGTACTTGCAGAGCCTGACGAAAATTTCATAGAGCGAAGTGGTTGTGAGCTTGGGCCATTAGATAACCAAGGGTTTCGCGGCTGGTGTTTTTAGGTTTTCCGGAGGCTTTTAGATGAGGTCAGTACAGTGCCAGTCATCAAAATGTTCTGCTGCTCTCTGGGCTCAACCACGTTGCTAGCCTCACTGAATTTCTGGGTTCATTGTGAAGAGTCGTGCGTGTACTTACACTCCATTTCATAAATAGCAAGGCAATGCTATGAAGGCTAGAGACAGATTTTTCTCAGTACTCGTATTCGCGAACAAAGAACATAGTGCATCATAGATGAAGGAAAGACATGGGTGTGCATAATGTAATTTTATGCAACATTAAGTCTCATGCCTTTATGAAGAGAAATATGATGTAATTATTACATGCGAGGCGGCTCTGATCTGAATCCATCACCGGACAAGCAAGGCAACGCGTTTCTGCAACTTGAGTCCACAACGCGCCTCCTGCGCTCATGAACAAAACAGTATGTCACATACTGGTAGCATGAAAGTTTACAGATATGATTCGAACATAACCTTTTGTCCACAAGCTCGTACTTGTAATATGTGCAGTATTTATTCCGTAGAAAGCATTGCAGGTCGAAAACAACTGCACTGTGAATTGTGCCGAGTGAAACTTATATGACTGCAGTAACTTAAGCAGCTCCAGCAGCGCTGCCTGATAAGTATGAAGTCGAAGTATATAGAGCACTCATTTGCGCAACGTCCACCATCTTCTCCACTCTCTGATCTCCCACTAACCGTTCCTCACGGCAGCCCTCGCCGAAACTGGCACGGAAGGCCGCATCGACCGAGCCACTGGCAGCGGAGCGGGGGTCGTGGCGGTCCCGACGAGGAAGACTATCCCTCCGCCTTGCCACCCTTCCCCGCAGAGGCGACCAGCTGGACCGAGCTCAAGTCTGGCCGGACTCAGGCCGAGCGCTCGGCGGCACTGCTGGCTTGTGAGGGTGCCGTCCTCTGGAAAGGTTCCATCCAGCCCCTGGTCGTGCCTACACGGGATCTCTCGATACGTGAGTGGGTTGCTGCATCCGCTGCCATTCAGACATGCAtggttcaggcatgcatggaattTAATCCAGTATAACAGTGATAGCGCATTTGTTCTTCGAAGAGAAAATGTGTGATACCTAATGCAGGCATCCATTATTGAAAGGAAAGCGTAAGGGAAATATATTTGTTGTTTTCATTTAAATGTACAGGTAAtaaggaaaaaggaaatgaaagagcacgaaaaaaaaaaaaactgacttgTCACCGGTTTAAGCTGCTGCGAGTGCTTGAATGCTAATAAGGTGTTCCACCTTAAAGGATAACACTGTACTGACAGCTCTTAGACTGCTCATAGCTATGTCTAAAGCATACGATTCTCTCAGTGGTGTAGGACGTTATGTTCAACGGGTTCTTTGAtttacttgattttctttgatgTAGGCATTTGTTATGTGCCACTTGGTGTGCACTTATTCGTGTCCAATCGTCCAtaatgggtgtgtgccactgtaACGCAGGAGGTACGGAATCCTTAAGTGTAGCTAGATATGTGTCGTGCTTCTCTGTGCACACACCTGTCGTCACCATTCTTCTCTTAACACGGATCATTCATTGCCTCCGTCCTTGTGACATCGCTGCTTAGGCGTCTGACACTGCATCCACCCAACTTGGCGTTAGCATTTCGCCGTAGTTTTCGAGCAGTGCAGTTTTCGTAAACTGAAAAAAGTATTGCACAAGATTAACGTTTCGacctttgtggtggataaacataggcattgcatgaAGTTGCACGTTGCACAAAATGTAACTAAGTACAATTCCACGCATCACCGTTAGTTATATGGGATTTAATACACAGCGCTTGACTGAAGCTTCGCTTCAGATGGATTTCTAACATGTGTGTTAGATCTgcattattattactattgttTTTATATCATTCTGAAGCCTGATTTTGCCACACGCAAAGGTAAAGTCATTCAAGTCCTTCCCAGTGTAATCAAACGTGCCTCTGACTAAGAAGTGACTCACAGAAgaacgtaaactttattttcaaataaatCAGATTCAAGTCTGGCGTcattttagtgggtctgggcacccgccgtggttgcggttccaagaccttgtctcgaagcggcttcctcggctcgctggacggcccagagttgtgctgtcaggttctaGCTgtgcagtgcggtcttccagcgcgagcggaggctggcggtggaagagacggaggggtcggcactgcccgacttgtttgttaagtcctgacactcccataacatgtgattaagtgtggcaacctcgccacacgacgtgcatctgtttgtagtgtacatgtctggatacatgacatgcatgagtctggggtttctgtaagaatccgtttgtaaatTGTCTGAAGCATACTTCTTGCGTCCtctctaacctagcgtgaggaaatgggtgtacgcgtctttgtaactggtagtgtgtaGTGATGTCGTGACTGAcaacttccttctttctttttttttttttttttttttcttcatgtttcAGCGGGCATTGTGTCTGAGCTTGTGATCCTCAAGGAGGTCGACCTGGTAAATGGCGGTCGGCACACGAGCAGCCCAGCGCTCGATGATGCCGAGCCCTTGACGCcagacctggacgtgtatttgcCTGGCACATCGTACACCAAGAGGAACCCTGGCACTCCAGAGTGCAGAGTCTGCATGGTCAGGTGAGACAGTTTTCTCTTAAacgaagtcttttcttggcacaagtTAAGCGCTGCGAGGTTGCTGGagtggtattttaacagtccacattgacttaatatttgccggtagtgtccctttaagtgtacCGTTAACCCCCGTCTGGTACAATGATTCCTGTCCTGACAAGAAATATCTTACATaggtaaaaaagaaacagaacactAATGTTAGAAATGCAAATGGTCTGCATTGAATAATAAGAAGAGAACTGAGAGGCCCGATTCCCGTGAGTCGAAACCATATAAAGCCAAGGGAAGCATCGGGGAAACTATTTgttgttttaattgaaatgtagaagtactacggaaaaggaaaacgaaagtggacgaaaaaaaacaacttgccattgatgggagccaaacccacatcCTAAGCACTATGCGCGTGTTGCACTACCAATTTGCCTACAGCGGCGACTGTTCCCAGGTGCACATTCTTGGGTACTATTTGTACAAGATCTAACACGGGGAGTGTACAGCACCAGTAATTTCACCTGTGGTTTCCCTGGCGGCTTCACTGTCTCTTGGCCTTATGTCGGCATTGTCACTTTTGGAAACCGCCTATAGTTAATGTCCAAGTTGCATCTCCAGCAATCTCAAGTAAGGAGCTCTATAATCTCATAAAGCCTCGCTTTTCCATCCTGCAAGTACCAAAATCTTGTCGTGGCCGTCAAGAATTACTGTCATCTAGTTCAATCCTGGCGTCAGTGATAAGGAGGTTGTCTGCTGCACATAAACGTTGTTCTTTCCAATACTACTACACGAATTGCCCCATGTTGCATTGGGTCTCTGCCGTATCTATGAAGCCTCCTGCCCAAGAGTTATCCACTGCCTCGAGTGGCACAAAAGTAGTCTTGTGTAATAATGTGTGGCCATATTTCACACTGTTGTGATTGCAAATTAAGAAGTACAAAAGACCATGCACTATCGACTCCAACAGCGACGACTTGGACTAAGAGTCGTGACACCACCTTGAGTGGTTATCAGTTCACGAAAAAAGCCTTCCGTATGTCACCAAAAACTCCACTAGAAATTTTTATCAT
Above is a genomic segment from Dermacentor andersoni chromosome 8, qqDerAnde1_hic_scaffold, whole genome shotgun sequence containing:
- the Tsen54 gene encoding uncharacterized protein Tsen54; the encoded protein is MAAEAGMEAAGCDEKLDEDGKDSPASPSEAVPTTSSTADDYAYRPPSGADVFKWHQGRIHDNQVKVWTGTKRLEPDGSTEETELVESLRKSRADTLGRVGSLRPIDVLQALWDDQEKRVVVTKHKGTYLKFMGTKVGDKMVLHPLEALFLLEANQLLLTRDGTSMSISESYEVLLKDGDDYDKYLVYSHLLRAGYIAIPHKKQESSKTSTPAKPEAKKVKDEPHESDDDVVCLDDSDDSDISIIEVIPAKLPKLDPSVTIMPATSPKKSLFPEKRPAQCAELSFPKYVAGQLLTLKRPPRHLLPTNVYPSREWYEVDTAGWKQEESTREKRRTRGWYEERPLANWDQRHNSGRRNPAIPELRPDPQCQGNGEAWQAADASSWHATNNSTPTIPEQRRDGRTWNNSDSAGYRTGQPRGPYQGGSGPWNNMARPPYDASHDRPWWSGGGGAGQPQPWNLADPRGGANLERVPPPLPWGPGQPWRSMPPPPLPPLPPLLPSWPRNPQEGAPHGSGNQYGYFTETYVSEASQRSQESRRSGSSSSFHSGPGRPDRPNRPNQASYRRTVQRNDSPRRNWHGRPHRPSHWQRSGGRGGPDEEDYPSALPPFPAEATSWTELKSGRTQAERSAALLACEGAVLWKGSIQPLVVPTRDLSIPGIVSELVILKEVDLVNGGRHTSSPALDDAEPLTPDLDVYLPGTSYTKRNPGTPECRVCMVRWEDGPARLRDLKRRQATVTDSAPLVFATVDHGQVHLYAFDVMEAPRFFPAP